Genomic window (Podarcis muralis chromosome 9, rPodMur119.hap1.1, whole genome shotgun sequence):
ACCCGCTCTTTACTGccgaattggagcaaacagcaatttgtgaACGAGTCCTTGGTTCCCCAAGGCCCTGCCATTGTCACAGCAGGAGACACGACACATGGGCTTATAAGGAAATTGAGGGCTTTTCAGTGGGCCCATCAGAGTGGGCTTGGCCAGAGCAACTTGGCTTGAGGAGGCCAAGTTTATGCTGTCATGGGGCTGAGGGGAAATTGACTGTGCCAGAGCCAGGCTGGGGCTGTGGGATGCCATATTTGAATGAATTTCAAACGCCCAGCTCTATTGACCAAGCCCACTGCTGATTGATTGCGGGCATCATTCAGAAGagaaccattttttttatttccccctcctctcccacagTTTACCCATGTCCTCCCTGCCACCCCATTTCTTAACCGAAAGGATGAGGTGGCAATCATAGGCCTCAGGCTTGAGGTCTCAGCTCCACTGCTGGCACTTGCAGCAGCATTCAGGcgctctgggaaatgtagttcctaAGCTTCCTTGTGTCAATGTGAAGGATTCACCTTCCTTTGAGGTAAATAATGGATTATCCCATTTTGTTGATGTTGACTCAGCATGGACCTGGGGTCCCTTGAGCCACTGTGTAGCTGAGTAATAATGACAGTGAACCAGGCTGGTTTGAAGGCCTACACGTCTTCATCAGCTTGTATGAGGGAAAATAATGTCAAGGAATCAACCTAACCAGCTTCCTCCCCTCCAAAGtagcaacaacaactggagggttcGTGCCTGCAACTGAGCCTCCTTGACAAATAGCTGTGTCATATCCTTTCTGGAGCAGCCTTTGACTTTTTGTCAGCTTGGTCCGTGATGAAAAGCTCTTGCCATGGACTTATTGAAGCTGTTGTGGTTCCGCTGCTCTCTGTCCCATCTCCACCCCATCCCTCATTGCCTCCTTCCCTGTCATGTCTGTTTAGTTTTCTCACAGCAAACAAAATGTCTCCAGTTCAGTTGGAGATTCCAGGAACACTGCCAGCGTATAGCCTTCACctccataaaaagaaaagaagcgaaaaaagaaagagagagagagacatggagGAGGGGGCAAATTCCTCTCCGTCCTCAAGCTTCTCTTACTCTCTTGTTCTTCCTTtcaccctctttctctctctctcttactcgtGGATGTCTGGGTATTCTGGTGACGTTTAGGGTGCTTTTGATGGATTGCGAGGGTGGAGCAGACATGCTTGGACTTCCCTGCAAAGCCTCCCCTGCTTGCGACCTGCCTCCCatctattttttcccctcccttcctagTGATAAATAAGAGACATGTGTTGCAATGTCAAGCGGTCCTTCCGAGCAAACCAGGATGACTGCAGACTAAGAACAGAACAAGGCCCAAATATGGGTTTTCGTCTCTTCCTCTAAAAACTAAACATATCCCTCAGAGTCCCTTTATAAGCCAGTACAACTCTCTCTTGCTCTCATGTTAACAAGTtttcgcttctctctctctctcgctccttCCTCCAGTTCCTCCACAAGCGATCTCTCCGGCTATGAGCATGGCTATTTAAGAAGAAGTCCTGACCAGTACAGCTCTAGGGGAAGCATGGAGAGTTTGGACCATACCCCTGCGGGGTATACCTATCACCCCTGCCACCTCTCGCCAGCCAAATCCACCAATAGTATTGACCAGCTTGCCCATCTCCACAGCAAGAGGGATTCCGCCTACAGCTCTTTCTCAACCAGCTCCAGCATCCCCGAATACCTGGCGCCCACGTTCTGCAAGGAGAGGTCCTATTCCATGGAGAACGTCCATTCCCGGGGCAGATCACAAGAAGGAGGCATGAGGCAGGCTGACATCAGGTACATTAAAACTGTCTACAACGCCCAGCGAGGCGTTTCGGAAGAATACGAAGTGAAGTCCTCTGCTCTTTCGCCAAGCTGTGAGTCCCAGGCTAAAGGATACGGCTACAGCAGGTTGCACGGCTACAGCAAGGGCCTCCCGACCCGGAGCTCGTCTGACAGCGATAGCCACTATATGAAGGGGCCCCCCATGCCACCGACCCGTAGTGACAGTTACGCAGCAACCAGGCACCACGAGAGGCCCAGCTCCTGGTCCAGCCTTGAACACAGGAAGTCCTATAGGACTCACCCCAAAAGTGCTTGGTCTCACCTAGGCCAGGGCACCCCTCCTCCAGGGCATCTCCAGAAACCTGCATTCCTAGAAGGACAGCTCCACACTGTGATGGAGAAGAGCCCAGAGAGCAGTCCCACCATGAAGCCCAAACAGGTTTACTCGCAGGCAGCTCAGCCAGGGCAGCCTTTGCTTCCTACTGGTGTCTACCCTGTCCCTTCTCCTGAGCCCCACTTTGCCCAGGTTCCTCACCCTTCCGCAAGCAACAGTGGGATGCTTTACCCAGCGCTTGCCAGAGAGAGTGGGTACGCACCCGCCCCTGCGTCTTCTCCATCCTCGTGCGAAAACGCTGCAGCCTGCAGGCAGCATGCTGGCTTGGACGAGAACGGAAACCAAAGCCCGCCGAACAAGGCTGCCATCTTCTACCAGCCTGAGTACGCGCCAGGGAAGAAGCAGGAGGTGGAAGACGCGGCTGCAAAGTTCGTCTTGTACAGGATGCATCCCGAAGCCTACCCCGCGTCTCCCAGGCAGGATGAGTCGGCGGCGCCGTATATGACCACAGCTTCGATCCAGGAAAGTGCAAGAAACGCACAGCACTCGAACCACAGCTCTCAGGCACGCCTGCCTCACCCGAGGGACGTGATTGACAGCAAAGGCCTCTGCCACTCAAAGGGGTACGGGGCAGGAGAGCAGAAGGAAGATAAGAACGCAAACCTGCATCCCACAGCTCAAAACCAGTGGAACTCCAGTAAGGCCAAGCAGCAAGCTTTTTCCTCCTTGCAAAACATCCCAGAGAGCAGCAAGCTGCAGAACAACTTGGATCTGAAGGAGGTACCACAGTGCAAGGGCTACTCCAGTGCCAAGTGGCATGTTGTGAATTACAGCAGCCAAGCGGAGAAGGGACAGATCCCTGGGCACTGGCAGGATGGTGAGTGGCACAGCTTAGAAGGGTACCAGGACACCATTCCCAGCGCAGAGCATTTCCATGGGGTGGAGCCAAAGTACAAGGAGCCCTCTTCTCCGATGGCCCCTAAGATGTCAGACTTAAATATTCACCAGCTGGGTTCTAGCAACCTCCAGAACTCTCAGTATGGGCAACTGGACTCTCGGAAGGCCCGGTGCTCTGTCCTGGAGAAGGTCAGCAAGATAGAGCAACGTGAACAAGGCGGCCAGTGGCTGCAGAGTCTCAGCCCTAACAGTTTCAGCCAGAATTTCAGCTCAGGCAAGCCCAACCTCAACCATGTTGAGGACATCCGAAAGAGGCGGAACTCTCAAGAGCATCTTCACTTGCTTGGAGATCACAGCCGCCTGGCCAGCACAAGGAGCTCAGACCCGGCTGCATATATGCAGCGCCCGAGCGAGAGTGGGGCTGGCAGACCAGAGAGGGCTAATTGGCACGGTGCAGAGCAGCAGATGGAGGCAGCAAGTGCTGCTGTGGCGATGCCAGGATGGCACAGCATCTATCCTCAGGCCGGGACCTCTGAAAGCGAGCCACCAAAACCGGCTGGGCAGCTGCCCCAAAGCAGAAGTGCTTTCCAGTTGTCGGAGGAGCGCGAGAGAGAACTGTTGTGGAAGGGCAGCACCCAGGACTCGAACGGCTCGCAGCTGGACCTCCCCTTTAGCAGGGCTTATAGGAACAGCATCAAAGATGCCCAGTCTAAGGTTTTGAGGGCCACCTCCTTCAGCCGCAAGGACCTCAACATCAGCCCTCAGTGTGGGAAGGAGCCCAGAAGGAGTGTGCAAAGGCCGGCATCAGCACATGTTGGGATGAGGAGCATGGCAGCGTCTCCCCATACCCCAAAGGAGAGGCATAGCATCACACCGACAGAGACCAAGCTGGATTATCCCAACAAAGAGAGCCTTCCTGCGCCTCTGCACGTGGCACGCATTGGGGGCAGGAGGCGCCTGAACCCCGACCAGAAAAAGAAGTCTTACTCCGAGCCGGAGAAGATGAACGAAGTGGGTGTGTCTGACAGCGAGCTGTCGCCCTTCTCCCACCAGAAGAAAGCCCTCCAGTTTGTTTTCCCAGAGAGTACGGTGGCTGACCGCTGCAAGATATTTGAGAGGGAGAACAAGGCGTGCTCCACCATCAATCTTTCCAAGCCGGAgctgaagcagctgcagcagaacGCACTGGCAGATTACATTGAACGCAAAACTGGGAAGCGGCCCTTGTCTGCATCCCAAGAGTCCAGCTTCCT
Coding sequences:
- the SHROOM3 gene encoding protein Shroom3 isoform X3 — its product is MMQISPGMIGTPWHQAYHSSSSTSDLSGYEHGYLRRSPDQYSSRGSMESLDHTPAGYTYHPCHLSPAKSTNSIDQLAHLHSKRDSAYSSFSTSSSIPEYLAPTFCKERSYSMENVHSRGRSQEGGMRQADIRYIKTVYNAQRGVSEEYEVKSSALSPSCESQAKGYGYSRLHGYSKGLPTRSSSDSDSHYMKGPPMPPTRSDSYAATRHHERPSSWSSLEHRKSYRTHPKSAWSHLGQGTPPPGHLQKPAFLEGQLHTVMEKSPESSPTMKPKQVYSQAAQPGQPLLPTGVYPVPSPEPHFAQVPHPSASNSGMLYPALARESGYAPAPASSPSSCENAAACRQHAGLDENGNQSPPNKAAIFYQPEYAPGKKQEVEDAAAKFVLYRMHPEAYPASPRQDESAAPYMTTASIQESARNAQHSNHSSQARLPHPRDVIDSKGLCHSKGYGAGEQKEDKNANLHPTAQNQWNSSKAKQQAFSSLQNIPESSKLQNNLDLKEVPQCKGYSSAKWHVVNYSSQAEKGQIPGHWQDGEWHSLEGYQDTIPSAEHFHGVEPKYKEPSSPMAPKMSDLNIHQLGSSNLQNSQYGQLDSRKARCSVLEKVSKIEQREQGGQWLQSLSPNSFSQNFSSGKPNLNHVEDIRKRRNSQEHLHLLGDHSRLASTRSSDPAAYMQRPSESGAGRPERANWHGAEQQMEAASAAVAMPGWHSIYPQAGTSESEPPKPAGQLPQSRSAFQLSEERERELLWKGSTQDSNGSQLDLPFSRAYRNSIKDAQSKVLRATSFSRKDLNISPQCGKEPRRSVQRPASAHVGMRSMAASPHTPKERHSITPTETKLDYPNKESLPAPLHVARIGGRRRLNPDQKKKSYSEPEKMNEVGVSDSELSPFSHQKKALQFVFPESTVADRCKIFERENKACSTINLSKPELKQLQQNALADYIERKTGKRPLSASQESSFLQEGSQSSCTQTGAQEGHSLSSSSSMNSLQDQSLCHRRESLEPVSRAGRGFATLPPGLMGCFDPSGPEGRKVTSPNHGSRSSSFPSWLKADRRQDCRADPELTKSTQTDLDICTKPCHANDQVLEKRSAPTKKPGKSASAEDLLERSENQAVAVHIRSRSSPSADKMCQDILMGESSEFSHFVKDPFYVVAAGTRSFGNKERSQKEKSAFTQYRPHTRHSNESVGSSFVPNERQKAPDLLRHLSGTSAFSSPSADMKGHLPEPKPGARLATPSRFGWSPSNGANPMPAPSDFQVASENLVTRWHPRPERDDIVQGQVPESSNGPPKEPVEEITWRWKATLPLRHLPPAIKRIKDEGPSRSAMPFQTSGQKAFQRWQSLPSQNSSSSEPETPSGQSRLSLRISESCLQVSPQEEGDDDVFFQPRVLDAAYELSPPPPPLPAQSPSSAAENTMEEFPPPPAGILEEKEPAARNTASLGEDRSAPRNFKRIPRNFGEREKTGPNAASTANAKSSRAASPPPAGTSGPKANGVTPSSEAQQPPLRSQGLPDEAPASQPLAPVITSREPENGDLSPESNPGKMKTPEDIKEEALAKEIIHKDKSLADILDPDSKMKTTMDLMEGIFPSGARMLRENSKRKMMQKGVNSSRSGSVLPSDSKKDEKEASASMLASCSAYYNVSVPKAELLNKIKDLPEETGGDEEQVAINEKKAELIESLSHKLETLKEAKESLLADIKLNNALGEEVEALISGLCKPNEFEKYRMFIGDLDKVVNLLLSLSGRLARVENVLSSLSEDADNQERSSLNEKRKMLAGQHEDARELKENLDRREHVVLDILCNYLSGEQLRDYQHFVKMKSGLLIEQRELDDKIKLGQEQLKCLLESLPTDFVLSSRKGAEPPTSTGTSRPPAPASSL